From Etheostoma cragini isolate CJK2018 chromosome 17, CSU_Ecrag_1.0, whole genome shotgun sequence, one genomic window encodes:
- the LOC117959987 gene encoding zinc finger protein 184-like — translation MIATEPCTPDCDSLTPPNMSESLRVFVTERLAAAADEILGLMEKTITEYRDEVFRSKREILQLRRELRERRSEITAAADGPEVSEEMFPPQQAWNPNMEPQQSQDLLFQQIKEEEMELTATLEAAPSHSVQLLYSNTEGPANCQDSSSQYSVAAQVNKEEEQQEWKLDPAANCQDSSSNCSAAHVNKEEEEEEVEWMLDMTPAHNSREASYQAAAVSLEYLSSQEVPSDSVCNFCGDIFETKESLSDHLQCHTEVKFCHICCACFLKDVDLIRHVGESHPGEKPFRCNECGKAFLRKDYLVVHLRTHTGEKPYKCPFCDKSFAQRTYLCVHKRIHTGEKPYGCRVCGKRFSSSTAASHCVKYHRANPVNS, via the exons ATGATCGCCACAGAGCCTTGTACGCCTGACTGTGACTCTCTAACACCCCCCAACATGTCGGAGTCGCTGCGGGTGTTCGTCACTGAGCGGCTCGCGGCGGCTGCCGATGAGATTTTGGGTTTGATGGAGAAAACGATCACCGAGTACCGGGACGAGGTTTTTCGGTCAAAGAGAGAGATCCTGCAGCTGCGCAGAGAGCTGCGCGAGAGGAGATCGGAGATCACCGCTGCTGCAG ATGGCCCTGAAGTGTCAGAAGAGATGTTTCCCCCTCAGCAGGCGTGGAATCCCAACATGGAGCCGCAGCAGAGCCAAGATCTATTATTCCAGCAgatcaaagaagaagaaatggagCTCACAGCGACGCTGGAGGCCGCTCCCTCCCACAGTGTGCAACTACTTTATAGTAATACAGAAGGACCTGCTAACTGCCAGGACTCTTCATCGCAATACTCTGTTGCTGCACAggtaaataaagaagaagaacaacaagaGTGGAAGCTAGACCCAGCTGCCAACTGTCAGGACTCTTCATCAAACTGTTCTGCTGcacatgtaaataaagaagaagaagaagaagaagttgagTGGATGCTAGACATGACTCCAGCTCACAACAGTCGTGAAGCCTCCTATCAGGCTGCCGCTGTTTCTCTAGAGTACCTCAGCTCACAGGAAGTGCCCAGTGATAGTGTCTGCAACTTCTGTGGAGACATATTTGAGACCAAAGAAAGTTTATCAGATCACTTACAATGTCACACTGAAGTCAAGTTCTGTCACATTTGCTGTGCCTGCTTCCTAAAGGATGTTGACCTCATAAGACACGTGGGTGAGAGCCACCCTGGCGAGAAGCCTTTTAGGTGCAACGAATGCGGAAAGGCATTCCTGCGGAAAGACTACCTTGTAGTGCACCTGCGGACccacactggagagaaacctTACAAGTGTCCGTTCTGTGACAAGTCTTTCGCCCAGAGAACCTACCTGTGCGTTCATAAGAGGATCCACACTGGGGAAAAACCGTATGGCTGCAGGGTCTGCGGAAAACGTTTCAGCAGCAGCACGGCAGCAAGTCATTGTGTGAAATATCATAGAGCTAACCCAGTAAACAGCTAG
- the LOC117959986 gene encoding zinc finger protein 271-like isoform X1: MPGMQLLRLLVNERLAAATEEIFGLVEKTIAEYQDEAVLSRRKIIHLEQQIQQFTVLQPEVMLFKADIPSVSEEILPDHFSNVEDNETHDSQQLKQEQVDRCISPDIEPGTSKDAKVRHPKSEPTTNCEPFLSSTAETVSANAYIGDKWNERDDSLSPCYNQMMHQCFMPDLNGDSSKDANVRLTESDKTAQSDCQLFPAFGSIPLTLNDDQSIGSPSDTALTEQEQAQRDEKACRFCGKQFNRDSDLIRHVSKIHMTAKAFKCSECDKEFACRGHLDAHSRIHRGEKPHKCSFCRKSFAQKSNLNVHLRLHTGEKPYFCKTCGKMVTYSYHLQTCGMKEQKGTKSFCCMVCGKQFLSASKLGVHKKNHEARKHHTVL, encoded by the exons ATGCCGGGGATGCAGCTGCTCAGACTGCTGGTCAACGAGCGACTGGCAGCGGCTACCGAGGAAATCTTTGGACTTGTTGAGAAGACGATAGCGGAGTACCAGGATGAAGCTGTCCTCTCCAGGAGAAAGATTATCCACCTGGAACAGCAGATCCAGCAGTTTACCGTTTTACAACCTGAAGTAATGTTATTCAAAGCAG ACATCCCGTCAGTCTCTGAGGAGATTTTGCCAGACCATTTTTCCAATGTGGAGGATAATGAGACCCATGACTCTCAGCAGCTCAAACAGGAGCAGGTGGATCGGTGTATCAGTCCAGACATAGAGCCGGGTACTTCCAAAGATGCTAAAGTCAGACATCCTAAATCAGAACCAACCACTAACTGTGAGCCGTTCCTATCTTCCACAGCTGAAACTGTGAGCGCAAATGCATACATAGGCGACAAATGGAATGAACGAGATGATTCATTGTCGCCTTGTTACAATCAGATGATGCATCAGTGTTTCATGCCAGACCTGAATGGTGACTCGTCCAAGGATGCAAATGTCAGACTTACTGAATCAGATAAAACTGCTCAGTCAGACTGCCAGCTCTTTCCAGCTTTTGGCTCTATACCTTTAACATTGAATGATGATCAATCGATTGGGAGTCCCAGTGACACTGCTTTGACAGAGCAGGAACAAGCCCAGAGGGATGAAAAGGCTTGCCGTTTCTGTGGCAAGCAGTTTAACAGGGACTCTGATCTGATAAGACACGTTTCTAAGATTCATATGACTGCAAAGGCCTTTAAATGCTCTGAATGTGACAAGGAGTTTGCGTGTAGGGGCCATCTGGATGCACATTCAAGAATTCACAGAGGTGAAAAACCACACAAGTGTTCTTTCTGTAGGAAGTCATTTGCTCAAAAGTCAAATCTCAATGTTCACTTGAGGTTGCACACAGGCGAAAAGCCATATTTTTGCAAAACATGTGGAAAAATGGTTACCTATAGTTATCATCTCCAAACGTGTGGTATGAAGGAGCAAAAGGGAACCAAGTCATTTTGCTGTATGGTTTGTGGTAAACAGTTTCTCTCAGCTTCAAAACTGGGGGTCCATAAGAAGAACCACGAAGCAAGGAAACACCACACTGTTCTGTAG